Proteins encoded by one window of Candidatus Krumholzibacteriota bacterium:
- a CDS encoding DUF885 family protein gives MNGQKTRFVACSLALFFCAGGCGAPPETGPDPFIRIESLTLRLYERIHPLRASRLGFAGADSLLFTFDERCVADAAAGLDSLLALVDSLSSAILGAERRTDVARAAVWAQGQLFSLRELGADRRGPVLYCWMAEEALEGIPYRSAPPREGEAEAYAARISQLPRLLENAAERIVNPPLLHVDLAAARLDGLIGRFDALASRCEARWGARAPDLDAARAAVVSFRRFVDGPLRSEARGGLIIGAENFARVLRYDEGLVIDPVAAAADAEKSIRRYNSRWLAVRRSAGEAGGRRHDPAEILAAIDAGAGPGGNVPAVRIVQAKPPHAVGADPFLAPPAVPPPVAALEAACPVSGHLPVVFLDPTSTDGDAAALRIALFRVSANARDYDRELCRTASPLGILFASRLARMAFVDHVVQDLVDASDDDALRRSFYEDRIRALAVLVVTMRLHGGSYTSEAAAVQLRSAVPGMTALDAASIVAAASIDPSIAYPGIAILLSDELVRKASFLPGGGTPREKARRLLLARAGRPLPDIVDEATVDRP, from the coding sequence ATGAACGGGCAAAAGACGAGGTTCGTGGCGTGCTCGCTTGCGCTTTTCTTCTGCGCGGGCGGATGCGGAGCGCCGCCGGAGACGGGGCCCGACCCCTTCATCCGGATCGAGAGCCTGACGTTGCGACTCTACGAACGGATTCATCCCCTGCGCGCCTCCCGGCTCGGTTTCGCCGGCGCCGACTCGCTGCTCTTCACCTTCGACGAGCGGTGCGTGGCGGACGCGGCGGCGGGCCTCGATTCCCTGCTCGCGCTCGTCGATTCCCTCTCGTCGGCGATCCTCGGCGCGGAGAGGCGAACCGACGTCGCCCGGGCCGCCGTCTGGGCGCAGGGCCAGCTCTTCTCCCTTCGCGAGCTCGGCGCCGACCGGCGCGGACCGGTCCTCTACTGCTGGATGGCCGAGGAGGCGCTCGAGGGGATCCCCTACCGGTCCGCGCCCCCCCGCGAGGGAGAGGCGGAGGCCTATGCAGCTCGCATCTCGCAACTTCCGCGTCTCCTCGAAAACGCCGCCGAACGGATCGTGAATCCCCCCCTCCTCCACGTCGACCTCGCCGCGGCCAGGCTCGACGGATTGATCGGGAGGTTCGACGCGCTCGCCTCGCGATGCGAGGCGCGATGGGGCGCGCGGGCGCCCGATCTCGACGCCGCGCGGGCAGCCGTCGTCTCGTTCCGGCGATTCGTCGACGGACCGCTGCGGAGCGAAGCGCGGGGCGGCCTCATCATCGGCGCCGAGAATTTCGCGCGGGTGCTCCGTTACGACGAAGGGCTCGTCATCGACCCGGTCGCCGCCGCGGCGGACGCGGAGAAGAGCATCCGCCGGTACAACAGCCGCTGGCTCGCCGTGCGCAGGAGCGCCGGAGAAGCCGGCGGCCGCCGTCACGATCCGGCGGAGATCCTCGCCGCGATCGACGCGGGAGCCGGGCCGGGGGGAAACGTTCCCGCCGTCCGTATCGTGCAGGCGAAACCGCCGCACGCGGTCGGTGCGGATCCCTTCCTGGCGCCGCCCGCCGTCCCGCCGCCCGTCGCCGCGCTGGAAGCAGCCTGCCCCGTGTCCGGACACCTCCCCGTCGTTTTCCTCGATCCAACGTCGACCGACGGGGATGCCGCGGCGCTCCGCATCGCCCTCTTCCGCGTCTCCGCGAACGCCAGGGACTACGACCGGGAGCTCTGCCGCACCGCATCGCCGCTCGGGATCCTCTTCGCATCGCGCCTCGCCAGAATGGCCTTCGTCGACCACGTCGTCCAGGATCTCGTCGACGCCTCCGACGACGACGCGCTGCGGCGGTCGTTCTACGAGGACCGCATCCGGGCGCTGGCCGTCCTGGTCGTCACGATGCGGCTGCACGGGGGCTCGTACACCTCCGAGGCGGCCGCGGTCCAGCTCCGCTCCGCCGTGCCGGGCATGACCGCTCTCGACGCCGCCTCGATCGTCGCCGCCGCGTCGATCGACCCGTCGATCGCCTATCCGGGAATCGCGATCCTCCTCTCGGATGAGCTCGTCAGGAAGGCCTCCTTCCTCCCCGGCGGGGGAACGCCCCGGGAGAAGGCGCGACGCCTGCTGCTCGCCCGCGCCGGACGGCCGCTTCCCGACATCGTCGACGAGGCGACCGTCGACCGCCCGTAG
- a CDS encoding DUF4097 family beta strand repeat protein: protein MKRYGYVLVAAAALLLAETAVAGEMVRKNYHETFPVEPDARLRLLHGDGDVTIRPWERNEIEVTVRYRAEYSSLGVGDESRFRVEFRHDGNEVEVIEERRTGGFFGFRLQRTHEYTYTIHAPAGTSLDLDGDDGDVDIEGWRARIDLSLDNGDVRLRDVKAEETTIELGDGSLDIERHEGDLDVTADDGDVSVDGAVTASCAIRVEDGDVHISRSEGDFRIDTDDGEIRLRDTAARRLRIETGDGDIDLALLPVDGVDYSIDTDDGDVDLALPPGFSAVYTVDVDDGLIRIFLPGETETNRRRHRVSGTLGDGNGQIRISGQDGRIRIRESR, encoded by the coding sequence ATGAAGAGATATGGATATGTTCTCGTCGCGGCGGCCGCCCTCCTCTTGGCGGAAACCGCGGTTGCGGGAGAGATGGTGAGGAAAAACTACCACGAGACGTTTCCCGTCGAACCCGATGCCCGGCTGCGCCTCTTGCACGGCGACGGGGACGTCACGATCCGCCCGTGGGAACGAAACGAGATCGAGGTGACCGTCCGCTACCGCGCCGAGTACAGTTCGCTGGGGGTCGGCGACGAATCCCGGTTCCGCGTCGAGTTCCGCCATGACGGGAACGAGGTGGAAGTGATCGAGGAACGGCGCACCGGGGGCTTCTTCGGCTTCCGCCTGCAGCGCACGCACGAGTACACCTACACGATACACGCGCCGGCCGGCACCTCGCTCGATCTCGACGGGGACGACGGCGACGTCGATATCGAGGGGTGGCGGGCGCGGATCGACCTATCGCTCGACAACGGCGACGTTCGCCTGCGCGACGTGAAGGCCGAAGAGACGACAATCGAGCTCGGCGACGGCAGCCTCGACATCGAGCGCCACGAGGGAGATCTCGACGTGACGGCGGACGACGGCGACGTCTCGGTCGACGGAGCCGTGACCGCATCCTGCGCGATACGCGTCGAGGACGGCGATGTGCACATCAGTCGCTCGGAGGGGGATTTCCGCATCGACACGGATGACGGCGAAATCAGGCTCCGCGACACCGCCGCGCGCCGGCTCCGCATCGAGACCGGCGACGGCGACATCGACCTGGCGCTGCTGCCCGTCGACGGCGTCGACTACTCGATCGACACGGACGACGGTGACGTGGATCTCGCGCTGCCGCCGGGATTCTCCGCCGTCTACACCGTCGACGTCGACGACGGATTGATCCGGATCTTTCTTCCCGGGGAAACGGAAACGAACAGGCGGCGGCACCGCGTGTCCGGCACGCTCGGCGATGGGAACGGACAGATCAGGATCAGCGGGCAGGACGGACGGATCAGGATCAGGGAATCGCGCTGA
- a CDS encoding amidohydrolase: MNPAAIVALLFAVSAAACGVAHGGETTVNTVFSNAVIHTLDEDRPPAAAIAFGDGRIIAVGSTDEVLAAAGPGARTVDLGGATVIPGLVDAHAHFLGYAKSRAWIDLVGTGSPEDVVGLVAGRAAFGSGWIAGRGWDQNDWDDPVYPGRGDLDAVAPDWPVYLSRVCGHAAWVNGAALAAAGVTAETPDPTGGKILRDAGGEPTGILLDTAMELVSSIMPPPTRNEERALLRDAARRCLAAGLTGVHEMGVSAATIKLYREMYDAGELPIRLTLYVDCEEPGLDSILAAGPLRGHAGGMLDVVGVKFFADGSLGARSAALLEDYHDDPGNRGILVVDLDTLADRLAACHRHGFQAAVHAIGDRANRVVLDAIERISGESPAPDRRHRIEHAQVVSEADILRFAALGVVPSMQFTHCTSDMSWAPDRLGADRLAGAYAWRRLLDAGCRIPGGSDFPVESIDPLLGIHAAVTRAGVDGEPAGGWFPDQRLDAGEAVRSFTADAAWAAHQEGNRGVLAAGMFADLTVLSADVMTVDPATIPEIEVLMTVVGGRIAYSRKGFSAIP, translated from the coding sequence ATGAATCCGGCGGCCATCGTCGCCCTGCTGTTCGCCGTGTCGGCGGCGGCCTGCGGCGTCGCGCACGGAGGTGAGACGACGGTGAACACCGTTTTTTCGAACGCAGTGATCCATACCCTCGACGAAGACAGGCCGCCCGCGGCGGCGATCGCCTTCGGGGACGGACGCATCATCGCCGTCGGTTCCACGGACGAGGTTCTCGCCGCCGCCGGCCCGGGCGCCCGGACGGTCGATCTGGGAGGCGCGACGGTCATCCCCGGCCTCGTCGATGCGCACGCGCATTTCCTCGGCTACGCGAAGAGCCGGGCGTGGATCGATCTCGTCGGCACGGGTTCGCCGGAGGATGTCGTCGGCCTCGTCGCCGGGCGCGCTGCGTTTGGATCGGGATGGATCGCCGGCAGGGGATGGGACCAGAACGACTGGGACGATCCCGTCTACCCCGGGCGGGGCGACCTCGACGCGGTCGCGCCGGACTGGCCGGTCTATCTCTCGCGCGTCTGCGGGCACGCCGCGTGGGTGAACGGCGCCGCCCTCGCGGCGGCGGGCGTCACCGCGGAAACGCCCGATCCAACTGGGGGAAAAATCCTCCGGGACGCCGGGGGCGAGCCGACGGGCATCCTGCTCGACACGGCGATGGAGCTCGTCTCGTCGATCATGCCGCCGCCCACGCGAAACGAGGAGCGGGCGCTTCTCCGGGACGCGGCGAGGCGCTGTCTCGCCGCCGGGCTGACGGGCGTCCACGAGATGGGCGTGAGCGCGGCGACGATCAAGCTCTACCGCGAGATGTACGATGCGGGCGAATTGCCGATCAGACTCACGCTCTACGTCGATTGCGAGGAGCCGGGGCTCGATTCGATCCTCGCCGCCGGGCCCCTGCGCGGCCATGCCGGCGGCATGCTCGATGTCGTCGGGGTCAAGTTCTTCGCGGACGGCTCGCTCGGGGCCAGGAGCGCGGCCCTTCTCGAGGATTACCACGACGATCCGGGCAACCGGGGCATACTCGTCGTCGATTTGGACACGCTCGCCGATCGCCTCGCCGCATGCCACCGGCACGGCTTCCAGGCGGCCGTCCACGCGATCGGCGACCGGGCGAACCGCGTCGTGCTCGACGCGATCGAGCGGATTTCCGGGGAATCGCCCGCGCCGGACCGCCGCCACCGGATCGAGCACGCGCAGGTCGTTTCCGAAGCCGACATTTTGCGGTTCGCGGCGCTCGGCGTCGTGCCGTCGATGCAGTTCACCCACTGCACGTCCGACATGTCGTGGGCGCCGGATCGGCTCGGAGCGGACCGGCTCGCGGGGGCGTACGCCTGGCGGCGCCTGCTCGACGCCGGGTGCCGGATCCCCGGCGGCTCGGATTTTCCCGTGGAGTCGATCGATCCCCTGCTCGGCATCCACGCCGCGGTCACGCGCGCCGGCGTGGACGGCGAGCCGGCCGGCGGCTGGTTCCCCGATCAGCGGCTCGATGCCGGGGAGGCGGTGCGCTCCTTCACCGCCGACGCGGCGTGGGCGGCGCACCAGGAGGGAAACCGGGGCGTTCTCGCCGCCGGCATGTTCGCCGATCTCACCGTCCTATCGGCGGACGTCATGACCGTCGATCCCGCGACGATCCCCGAGATCGAGGTGCTCATGACCGTCGTCGGCGGCCGGATCGCCTATTCGCGGAAGGGCTTCAGCGCGATTCCCTGA
- a CDS encoding rhomboid family intramembrane serine protease codes for MYGRRGYRKPGGSFLDNVTGSAVLTLVAINVIVFILQIVLIRTRFGDVFGLTPWLVVHRGWIWQVVTYMFLHGGFFHLALNMFIIYMFGRQLEAVWGNARFLRYYLLCGLGAAAASFLFSYRTTVIGASGAGYGILLAYAVLFPYNEIYVWGLFPVRARTFVIVIAGIEFLNGITGGDGIAHFAHLGGMAAGLLVLRGDHRSFRLWNRLGRLWRRIPISVRFGDESPPDGAANDDAAKVDSILDKISEKGWENLTETERRILERYSDEHRPR; via the coding sequence ATGTACGGACGACGCGGATACCGGAAACCCGGCGGCAGTTTCCTCGACAACGTGACGGGAAGCGCCGTTCTGACCCTCGTGGCGATCAACGTCATCGTCTTCATCCTGCAGATCGTCCTCATCCGGACTCGATTCGGCGACGTCTTCGGCCTCACGCCGTGGCTGGTCGTCCACCGCGGCTGGATCTGGCAGGTCGTCACCTACATGTTCCTCCACGGGGGCTTCTTCCACCTCGCCCTGAACATGTTCATCATCTACATGTTCGGCCGCCAGCTCGAGGCGGTCTGGGGGAACGCCCGCTTTCTCCGGTACTACCTGCTCTGCGGCCTCGGCGCTGCCGCGGCCTCGTTCCTCTTCTCCTACCGGACGACCGTCATCGGCGCGTCGGGAGCCGGGTACGGCATCCTCCTCGCCTACGCGGTCCTCTTTCCCTACAACGAGATCTACGTCTGGGGGCTCTTTCCCGTGCGGGCGCGCACCTTCGTCATCGTGATCGCCGGGATCGAATTCCTGAACGGCATCACCGGCGGCGACGGCATCGCCCACTTCGCGCATCTCGGGGGAATGGCCGCGGGGCTGCTCGTCCTCCGCGGAGACCACCGTTCCTTCCGCCTCTGGAACCGTCTCGGCCGCCTCTGGCGGCGCATCCCGATCAGCGTGCGCTTCGGCGACGAATCCCCCCCTGACGGGGCGGCGAACGACGATGCGGCGAAGGTGGACTCGATCCTCGACAAGATATCGGAAAAGGGATGGGAGAATCTCACCGAGACGGAGCGGCGCATCCTCGAACGCTACTCAGACGAGCACCGCCCACGTTGA
- a CDS encoding DUF4446 family protein — protein MGWNAYIEAHVDLLTVAALVIALLSLAAAIVLLGQVRRLRRPYRSMAALCEKKGAEKALEELLKGVDENRALLGEQSGRLAGIAARLEGSFSGAGLVKYNAFEDVGGNQSYSLCLLTGERNGVILTNLVGRNATRGYALDVSGGTPSRDLSDEERTALETATKAVGG, from the coding sequence TTGGGCTGGAACGCATATATCGAGGCGCACGTCGATCTGCTGACGGTGGCGGCCCTCGTCATCGCTCTTCTCTCGCTCGCGGCCGCGATCGTGCTCCTCGGCCAGGTGCGGCGACTCCGTCGACCCTACCGGAGCATGGCGGCGCTCTGCGAGAAGAAGGGCGCGGAGAAGGCGCTCGAGGAGCTCCTCAAGGGCGTCGACGAGAATCGCGCCCTTCTCGGCGAGCAGTCCGGGCGGCTCGCCGGCATCGCCGCGCGGCTCGAGGGCTCGTTCAGCGGCGCCGGCCTCGTGAAATACAACGCTTTCGAGGACGTCGGCGGCAACCAGAGCTATTCGCTCTGCCTGCTGACCGGGGAGCGGAACGGCGTGATCCTCACGAACCTCGTCGGCAGGAACGCGACGAGGGGCTACGCGCTCGACGTCTCCGGAGGGACGCCCTCGCGCGACCTGAGCGACGAGGAACGGACGGCGCTCGAGACCGCCACGAAGGCGGTCGGCGGCTGA
- the secG gene encoding preprotein translocase subunit SecG, giving the protein MLFNVFVTFHVVTCFLLIVVVLMQSSKGGGLSGAFGGGGGQAMMGGREAATFLSKATTWLAIVFMVTSLTLAFLSADQGGNEQESALRRAAQRQQINTIVPEEQKDIDDVLGNVPEPAGDEDESGEGGETRQPDGGE; this is encoded by the coding sequence ATGCTGTTCAACGTGTTCGTTACATTTCACGTCGTTACCTGCTTCCTGCTCATCGTCGTCGTGCTGATGCAGTCGAGCAAGGGTGGCGGGCTCTCCGGCGCGTTCGGCGGAGGCGGCGGCCAGGCGATGATGGGCGGCCGGGAGGCGGCGACCTTCCTCTCGAAGGCGACGACCTGGCTGGCGATCGTCTTCATGGTCACGTCCCTGACGCTCGCCTTCCTGTCCGCCGACCAGGGCGGCAACGAGCAGGAGAGCGCCCTCAGGCGCGCCGCCCAGCGACAGCAGATCAACACGATCGTTCCCGAGGAGCAGAAGGACATCGACGACGTCCTCGGCAACGTCCCGGAGCCGGCGGGCGACGAGGACGAGTCCGGGGAGGGCGGCGAGACGCGCCAGCCCGACGGCGGCGAATAG
- a CDS encoding triose-phosphate isomerase translates to MGRIIVAGNWKMHKTHEEGRLLAEAIVHGTEKAPPACEIVLIPPFTAIPAVCGVTGGTTVRCGAQNLWHEPAGAFTGEISGAMLVALGCEYVLVGHSERRHVIGEEDSLLQLKLVAALEAGLQPILCVGETLEQREAGRAREIVAAQATAALGELNRPAASRVLLAYEPVWAIGTGKTATPEDAADMHGYLRSVVGDLFDAVVAEAMPILYGGSVKPSNAATLLGRPGIDGALVGGAALDAASFLGIVAAAPESR, encoded by the coding sequence ATGGGCAGGATCATCGTCGCCGGCAACTGGAAGATGCACAAGACGCACGAGGAGGGACGCCTACTCGCCGAGGCGATCGTCCACGGGACGGAAAAAGCTCCGCCGGCGTGCGAGATCGTTCTCATCCCGCCCTTTACGGCGATCCCGGCCGTTTGCGGCGTCACCGGGGGGACGACGGTGCGATGCGGAGCGCAGAACCTCTGGCATGAGCCCGCCGGGGCCTTCACCGGGGAGATATCCGGCGCGATGCTCGTCGCCCTCGGCTGCGAATACGTGCTCGTGGGGCACTCGGAACGGCGGCACGTGATCGGCGAGGAGGACTCCCTGCTCCAGCTGAAGCTCGTCGCGGCGCTCGAGGCGGGCCTGCAACCGATCCTCTGCGTGGGGGAGACGCTCGAGCAGCGCGAGGCGGGGCGGGCCCGGGAGATCGTCGCCGCGCAGGCGACCGCCGCCCTCGGGGAACTCAACCGCCCGGCCGCGTCGCGCGTACTGCTCGCCTACGAACCGGTCTGGGCCATCGGGACGGGGAAGACCGCGACGCCGGAAGACGCGGCCGATATGCACGGGTACCTGCGCTCGGTCGTCGGCGATCTCTTCGATGCCGTGGTCGCCGAGGCGATGCCGATCCTCTACGGCGGAAGCGTGAAGCCCTCGAACGCCGCGACCCTTCTCGGCCGGCCGGGGATCGACGGGGCCCTCGTGGGGGGCGCCGCCCTCGATGCCGCTTCATTTCTCGGCATCGTCGCGGCGGCCCCGGAGAGCAGATAA
- a CDS encoding phosphoglycerate kinase — translation MRKKTVRDLPLAGRRILMRVDFNVPLTKEGDIADDTRIRAALPTIEYAAGQGASIVLLSHLGRPKGKRDPKYSLRVVAYRLGELTEHPVRFVDDCVGQAAEEAAGSLDPGEILLLENVRFHEEETRNDPAFAARLASLGDLYVDDAFGTAHRAHASTEGVTGYFDDRVAGLLMEKELEMLGGLLQEPGRPFVAVLGGAKVSTKIGLIRNLLDRVDRILIGGGMAFTFFRAAGLGIGDSLVDEECLGTAKELLEQAGRGDRKRIFLPVDCLVAREIEEGAETRTVSTGDLPDGWVGVDIGDKTVEVFRAELERARTVFWNGPMGIFEIPGFDAGTRRIARIVAELTGGGATTVVGGGDSVAALNRLHLTDRITHVSTGGGASLELLEGKSLPGVAALDDPD, via the coding sequence GTGAGGAAAAAGACTGTCAGGGACCTGCCCCTCGCCGGCCGCCGGATACTGATGCGCGTCGATTTCAACGTTCCCCTCACGAAGGAGGGGGACATCGCGGACGACACGCGCATCAGGGCGGCGCTGCCCACGATCGAATACGCGGCGGGGCAGGGGGCCTCGATCGTGCTCCTCTCGCATCTCGGAAGGCCGAAGGGGAAGCGCGATCCGAAGTACAGCCTGCGGGTCGTGGCCTACCGCCTCGGCGAGCTCACCGAGCATCCGGTCCGTTTCGTCGACGATTGCGTCGGCCAGGCGGCCGAGGAGGCCGCCGGATCGCTGGATCCCGGGGAGATCCTCCTGCTCGAGAACGTCCGGTTCCACGAGGAAGAGACGAGGAACGATCCCGCTTTCGCCGCCCGTCTCGCGTCGCTCGGCGATCTCTACGTCGACGACGCGTTCGGAACGGCCCACCGGGCGCACGCGTCCACCGAGGGCGTCACCGGTTATTTCGACGATCGCGTCGCCGGGCTCCTCATGGAGAAGGAGCTCGAGATGCTCGGCGGTCTCCTCCAGGAGCCGGGCCGGCCGTTCGTCGCCGTGCTCGGCGGGGCGAAGGTGTCGACCAAGATCGGCCTGATCCGCAACCTGCTCGATCGTGTCGACCGGATCCTGATCGGGGGAGGGATGGCCTTCACCTTCTTCCGCGCGGCCGGGTTGGGAATCGGGGATTCCCTCGTCGACGAGGAGTGTCTCGGCACGGCGAAGGAGCTGCTCGAGCAGGCAGGCCGCGGTGACCGCAAGCGGATCTTCCTGCCGGTGGACTGCCTCGTCGCGCGAGAGATCGAGGAGGGGGCGGAGACCCGGACCGTTTCCACCGGCGATCTCCCCGACGGCTGGGTTGGCGTCGACATCGGCGACAAGACTGTCGAGGTCTTCCGGGCCGAGCTCGAACGGGCCAGGACGGTCTTCTGGAACGGGCCGATGGGGATCTTCGAGATACCGGGCTTCGACGCCGGGACGCGGCGCATCGCGCGCATCGTGGCCGAACTGACCGGCGGCGGCGCGACGACGGTCGTCGGCGGCGGCGACAGCGTCGCCGCGCTGAACAGGCTGCATCTGACCGACCGGATAACGCACGTTTCGACGGGAGGCGGCGCGTCCCTCGAGCTTCTCGAGGGAAAGAGCCTTCCCGGGGTCGCCGCACTCGACGATCCGGACTGA
- the gap gene encoding type I glyceraldehyde-3-phosphate dehydrogenase, with product MAINVAINGFGRIGRLVFRGALAARGINVVAINDLTDADTLGHLLKYDSVHGRFPGSVTVLKSGYIKATSGGQTAKVKVLAERDPAMLPWKELEVDVVIESTGLFRKRKDAGKHIAAGARKVIISAPSGDADIMIVMGVNSNLYRKGKHHIISTASCTTNCLAPVAKILNDAFGIANGLMTTIHAYTNDQMILDAPHKDLRRARAAAVSMIPTTTGAAKATGVVLPKLAGKLDGMAVRVPTADGSLVDLTVTLRKKTTIGEINAAMRTAAAGPLKGILEYTEDPIVSCDIIGNHHSSIFDARATMMITPTVFKVLSWYDNECGYAMRMVDMMKLLMK from the coding sequence ATGGCGATCAACGTCGCGATCAACGGTTTCGGGAGGATCGGGCGGCTCGTGTTCCGCGGCGCGCTCGCTGCGCGCGGCATCAACGTCGTCGCGATCAACGACCTGACCGACGCCGACACGCTCGGCCACCTGCTCAAGTACGATTCCGTCCACGGGCGATTCCCGGGATCGGTCACCGTCCTGAAATCGGGGTACATCAAGGCGACCTCCGGCGGGCAGACGGCGAAGGTGAAGGTCCTCGCCGAACGCGATCCCGCGATGCTTCCCTGGAAGGAGCTCGAGGTCGACGTCGTCATCGAATCGACGGGGCTCTTCCGCAAGCGCAAGGACGCCGGCAAGCACATCGCTGCAGGAGCCAGGAAGGTGATCATCTCCGCCCCCTCGGGCGACGCGGACATCATGATCGTGATGGGGGTCAACAGCAACCTGTACCGCAAGGGCAAGCATCACATCATCTCCACCGCCTCCTGCACGACGAACTGCCTCGCGCCGGTCGCGAAGATCCTGAACGACGCCTTCGGCATCGCGAACGGCCTGATGACGACGATCCACGCCTACACGAACGACCAGATGATCCTCGACGCGCCGCACAAGGACCTCCGCCGCGCCCGGGCCGCCGCCGTTTCGATGATCCCGACGACGACGGGGGCCGCCAAGGCGACGGGCGTCGTCCTGCCCAAGCTCGCCGGCAAGCTCGACGGCATGGCGGTCCGCGTGCCCACGGCCGACGGCTCGCTCGTCGATCTCACCGTGACGCTCCGGAAGAAGACGACGATCGGGGAGATCAACGCGGCGATGCGCACGGCGGCCGCCGGCCCCCTGAAGGGCATCCTCGAGTACACCGAGGATCCGATCGTCTCCTGCGACATCATCGGCAACCACCACTCGTCGATCTTCGACGCCCGGGCGACGATGATGATCACGCCGACCGTCTTCAAGGTCCTCTCGTGGTACGACAACGAGTGCGGCTACGCGATGCGGATGGTCGACATGATGAAGCTCCTCATGAAGTGA
- the fba gene encoding class II fructose-1,6-bisphosphate aldolase: protein MLVTNKELLDAARAGGYAVGAFNINNMEFVQAITDAAMTLQSPAILAVSQGALAYAGFENLVELARTAAEVRKISISLHLDHGQDMSIIERCIEEGFTSVMIDGSHLPFDENVAVTRKVVEKARPRGVSVEGELGRLAGIEDNISVSEQEARFTDPDEAAAFVEKTGVDSLAVAVGTSHGAYKFKGEAKLALDRLSEIVARVPVPIVLHGASGVDPAHVALANEYGAELAGTRGVPDEAIVDAVRRGVCKVNIDTDMRIAFTAFVRQTLGKQPAVFDPRKILGPAREAIKNVVMHKMKLFGSEGRTPSA from the coding sequence GTGCTCGTCACGAACAAGGAACTTCTCGACGCCGCCCGGGCGGGAGGATACGCGGTCGGGGCCTTCAACATCAACAACATGGAATTCGTCCAGGCGATCACCGACGCGGCGATGACGCTGCAGAGTCCCGCCATCCTCGCCGTCTCGCAGGGGGCGCTCGCGTACGCCGGATTCGAGAATCTCGTCGAGCTCGCCCGGACGGCCGCGGAGGTCAGGAAGATCTCGATCTCGCTGCATCTCGATCACGGCCAGGACATGTCGATCATCGAGCGGTGCATCGAAGAGGGATTCACCTCGGTGATGATCGACGGCTCCCATCTGCCCTTCGACGAGAACGTCGCGGTCACCCGGAAGGTCGTCGAGAAGGCGCGTCCGAGGGGGGTGTCGGTGGAGGGCGAACTCGGCCGTCTCGCCGGCATCGAGGACAACATCTCGGTCAGCGAGCAGGAAGCGCGGTTCACCGACCCCGACGAGGCGGCCGCGTTCGTCGAGAAGACGGGCGTCGATTCGCTCGCCGTTGCCGTCGGAACGAGCCACGGGGCGTACAAGTTCAAGGGCGAGGCGAAGCTCGCGCTCGACCGGCTCTCCGAGATCGTCGCCCGCGTGCCGGTTCCGATCGTGCTGCACGGCGCGTCCGGCGTGGATCCTGCGCACGTGGCCCTCGCCAACGAGTACGGGGCCGAACTCGCCGGGACGCGCGGCGTGCCCGACGAGGCGATCGTGGACGCGGTCCGGCGGGGTGTCTGCAAGGTCAACATCGATACCGACATGCGTATCGCGTTCACCGCGTTCGTCCGCCAGACGCTCGGCAAGCAGCCCGCGGTCTTCGATCCGAGGAAGATCCTCGGGCCGGCGCGCGAGGCCATCAAGAACGTCGTTATGCACAAGATGAAGCTGTTCGGCAGCGAGGGCAGGACGCCCTCCGCCTGA
- a CDS encoding ComF family protein → MVRGLISILLEQLLPSVCLSCKTTLDENPCFVAEIPPGWPPETIDFLGADLRVALFGGVELPARVLCASCFFRLELAAPGAERVIAPFQTNQLLLETVRFLKFSGGRAAVPSLAWWMANALASRAGRETVLVNVPLHPRRKRDRGFDQAELLARDVGRRLGLPAPRGVLRRVRHTRGQRLLDRREREGNVSGAFRLERPEAVAGRDAVLVDDLVTSGATARACLAALAEAGPRSTRVLAAGTAGAPEGLI, encoded by the coding sequence GTGGTGCGGGGTCTCATCTCCATTCTTCTCGAACAGCTTCTGCCGTCCGTCTGCCTCTCCTGCAAAACGACGCTCGATGAGAATCCGTGCTTTGTCGCGGAGATCCCGCCCGGCTGGCCGCCGGAGACGATCGATTTCCTCGGCGCCGACCTGCGCGTCGCCCTTTTCGGCGGGGTGGAGCTCCCCGCCCGCGTGCTCTGCGCCTCCTGTTTCTTCCGCCTCGAGTTGGCGGCCCCCGGAGCGGAAAGGGTCATCGCGCCCTTCCAGACCAACCAGCTCCTGCTCGAGACGGTCCGTTTCCTGAAATTCTCCGGCGGACGCGCCGCCGTTCCCTCGCTCGCCTGGTGGATGGCGAACGCGCTGGCTTCGCGGGCGGGGCGCGAAACGGTCCTCGTCAACGTGCCCCTTCATCCGCGCAGGAAGCGGGACCGCGGATTCGACCAGGCGGAGCTCCTCGCTCGCGACGTGGGCCGCCGCCTCGGTTTGCCGGCGCCGCGAGGCGTCCTCCGGCGCGTCCGCCATACGCGCGGGCAGCGCCTCCTCGATCGCCGGGAACGGGAAGGGAACGTGAGCGGGGCCTTTCGTCTCGAGCGGCCGGAGGCGGTGGCGGGGCGCGACGCCGTGCTCGTCGACGATCTCGTCACCTCGGGCGCGACCGCGAGGGCTTGCCTGGCCGCTCTCGCCGAAGCCGGCCCTCGCTCGACGAGGGTGCTCGCGGCGGGGACGGCCGGCGCCCCGGAGGGGCTTATTTGA